In Sphingomonas psychrotolerans, the following proteins share a genomic window:
- the argH gene encoding argininosuccinate lyase: MWGGRFAEGPSAVMREINASIPFDKRMWRQDLRGSQAHVAMLGKQGIVSAEDAARIAEGLEQVAAEFEAEGVPDDLALEDIHMLAEARLADLIGPSAGRLHTARSRNDQVATDFRLWVRDAIDQAEAALEGLQDALLSRAEEHAASVMPGFTHLQSAQPVTLGHHLMAYFEMFARDRSRLTDARARMNLCPLGAAALAGTGFPLDRDATAAALGFDGPTRNSLDSVSDRDFAIEYLTAAVQCSLHLSRLAEEFVIWASQPFGFVSLSDQWSTGSSIMPQKRNPDAAELVRGHSGRIAGALVSLMMTMKGLPLAYSKDMQDDKPPVFEAHDLLGLCIAAMTGMVESATFRTDRMRALAESGFATATDLADWLVREAGVPFREAHHITGRAVAAAEGAGIRLDQLSLDALKEIDARIDDRVYGVLSVDASVNSRTSFGGTAPVRVRAAIVAARKGLEEEGR, translated from the coding sequence ATGTGGGGGGGGCGCTTCGCCGAAGGGCCGTCCGCCGTCATGCGCGAGATAAACGCGTCCATTCCTTTCGACAAGCGGATGTGGCGGCAGGATCTGCGCGGCTCGCAGGCGCATGTCGCGATGCTCGGCAAGCAGGGAATCGTGTCGGCTGAGGACGCCGCACGCATCGCCGAGGGGCTGGAACAGGTCGCCGCCGAGTTCGAGGCCGAGGGCGTCCCCGACGATCTCGCGCTCGAGGACATCCATATGCTCGCGGAGGCGCGGCTCGCCGACCTTATCGGACCATCTGCGGGCAGGCTCCACACTGCGCGCTCGCGCAACGACCAGGTCGCGACCGACTTCCGCCTCTGGGTGCGCGACGCGATCGACCAGGCCGAGGCCGCGTTGGAGGGGCTGCAGGATGCGTTGCTCTCACGCGCCGAGGAACATGCCGCAAGCGTGATGCCCGGCTTCACGCATCTCCAGAGCGCCCAGCCGGTGACGCTTGGGCACCACCTGATGGCCTATTTCGAGATGTTCGCGCGTGATCGCTCGCGGTTGACCGACGCCCGCGCCCGGATGAACCTGTGTCCGCTCGGCGCGGCTGCGCTCGCCGGGACCGGCTTCCCGCTCGATCGCGACGCCACCGCCGCCGCACTCGGCTTCGACGGGCCGACGCGCAATTCACTCGATTCGGTCTCGGACCGCGACTTCGCGATCGAATATCTGACCGCGGCGGTGCAGTGCAGCCTGCATCTCAGCCGCCTTGCCGAGGAATTCGTGATCTGGGCGAGCCAGCCCTTCGGTTTCGTCAGCCTCTCGGACCAATGGTCGACTGGCAGCTCGATCATGCCGCAGAAGCGCAACCCCGATGCCGCCGAGCTGGTGCGCGGGCATTCGGGGCGGATCGCCGGCGCTTTGGTCAGCCTGATGATGACGATGAAGGGCCTGCCGCTCGCTTACTCGAAGGACATGCAGGACGATAAGCCGCCCGTGTTCGAGGCGCACGATCTGCTCGGGCTGTGCATCGCGGCGATGACCGGCATGGTCGAAAGCGCGACCTTCCGCACCGATCGCATGCGCGCGCTCGCCGAATCGGGGTTTGCGACCGCCACCGACCTCGCCGACTGGCTCGTACGTGAAGCGGGCGTGCCGTTCCGCGAGGCGCACCACATCACCGGGCGCGCCGTCGCGGCAGCGGAGGGCGCGGGCATCCGGCTTGATCAGTTATCGCTCGATGCACTCAAGGAAATCGACGCGCGGATCGACGATCGCGTATATGGCGTGCTCAGCGTCGATGCTTCGGTAAACAGCCGGACGAGCTTCGGCGGCACTGCGCCGGTGCGGGTTCGCGCGGCGATCGTTGCGGCCCGCAAGGGCCTCGAGGAGGAAGGACGATGA
- a CDS encoding precorrin-2 dehydrogenase/sirohydrochlorin ferrochelatase family protein — protein sequence MSLAALPIFVKLVGRPVILIGEGEAAEAKRRLLARAGACVVDEAAEAVLAIVATDDPEPIVARLRARGILVNAVDRADLCDFTLPAIIDRDPVLIAVGTGGVSAGLAAALRQRLEAVLPASLGRLARALAAAKPALRSRWPDAGERRRALGAALAGPLDPLEDHGEAAVERWLAYPAEPRAPLLHFSLTSPDPDALTLGQARALAQADRVYHRRDVPEAILDRARADAARILCDAIPAAAGAGLSVYLEMRP from the coding sequence ATGAGCCTCGCTGCCCTGCCGATCTTTGTGAAACTGGTGGGGCGGCCGGTGATTTTGATCGGCGAAGGCGAGGCTGCGGAGGCCAAAAGGCGTCTGCTCGCACGCGCCGGCGCGTGCGTGGTAGACGAGGCGGCGGAAGCGGTGCTCGCGATCGTAGCGACCGACGATCCCGAGCCAATCGTCGCCCGCCTGCGCGCCCGCGGCATCCTGGTCAACGCAGTCGATCGGGCGGATCTCTGCGATTTCACGCTCCCCGCGATCATCGACCGCGATCCCGTGTTGATCGCGGTCGGCACCGGCGGCGTTTCGGCGGGGCTCGCGGCGGCGCTTCGCCAGCGGCTCGAGGCCGTGCTGCCAGCTTCGCTCGGCCGCCTCGCGCGCGCGCTGGCGGCGGCAAAACCCGCGCTCCGCAGCCGCTGGCCCGATGCCGGCGAGCGCCGTCGCGCCTTGGGTGCCGCGCTGGCCGGGCCGCTCGATCCTCTTGAGGACCATGGCGAAGCGGCGGTCGAGCGTTGGCTTGCGTATCCCGCAGAGCCGCGCGCGCCGCTGCTCCATTTCAGCCTGACTTCGCCCGATCCGGACGCGCTGACCCTGGGTCAGGCGCGTGCGCTTGCGCAGGCGGACCGGGTATATCATCGTCGAGACGTGCCCGAGGCCATATTAGACCGCGCCCGCGCCGATGCCGCGCGTATTCTTTGCGACGCGATACCCGCCGCGGCGGGCGCGGGCCTGTCGGTCTATCTAGAGATGCGACCGTGA
- a CDS encoding TlpA family protein disulfide reductase codes for MRSTIALLLVAAGLIGGCDRQSGATQQAEGTNVAAAAPTSPAKLDKLDRSHKGETAPAISFVDSGGKKLTIADFRGKPVLLNLWATWCAPCVKEMPTLDALAVREGEKLQVLTVSQDFEAAKVAPFFAEKKFRKLQPYIDAETAFSTQLGVNLPTTILYDSAGREVWRILGDTDWAGGAAAKLIAEAR; via the coding sequence TTGCGCTCGACTATCGCGCTTCTCCTCGTAGCAGCAGGCCTGATCGGCGGCTGCGATAGGCAATCCGGGGCCACGCAGCAAGCCGAGGGGACGAATGTCGCCGCGGCGGCGCCGACGTCGCCCGCGAAGCTCGACAAGCTCGACCGCAGCCACAAGGGCGAGACCGCACCCGCGATTTCCTTTGTCGACAGCGGCGGCAAGAAGCTGACGATCGCCGATTTTCGCGGCAAGCCTGTGTTGCTCAATCTGTGGGCGACGTGGTGTGCGCCCTGCGTCAAGGAGATGCCCACGCTCGACGCGCTGGCAGTGCGCGAAGGCGAGAAGCTTCAGGTGTTGACGGTGAGCCAGGATTTCGAAGCGGCGAAGGTCGCGCCGTTCTTCGCCGAGAAGAAATTCAGGAAGCTCCAGCCTTATATCGACGCTGAAACCGCGTTCAGCACGCAGCTGGGCGTCAATTTGCCGACCACGATTCTCTATGATTCGGCAGGCCGCGAAGTCTGGCGGATACTCGGTGATACCGACTGGGCCGGGGGAGCAGCCGCGAAGCTGATCGCCGAGGCGCGATGA
- the lysA gene encoding diaminopimelate decarboxylase yields MDHYNLIDGELHVEDVPLARIAEAVGTPVYVYSAATFQRHARAFRDGLAAIPRKHLAFAVKANPNLAVLRLLANEGFGADVVSGGELARALAAGMAAKDVVFSGVGKTRAELDQALQVGIGQFNLELEEEGVVLSQLAVARGVRAPATIRVNPDVDAGTHEKISTGRAENKFGLPIDEALAIFGRLAPLPGLELRGVALHIGSQLQSLAPLERAFERVGRLVADLRAAGHTITHVDLGGGLGVRYRAGDTPPSPAEFGDMVARVTRDWDVELMFEPGRVISANAGVLLTEVLWVKPGPVNPWVIVDSAMNDLARVALYDAWHDFEAVRPSGEKMTANVAGPVCESSDVFAKGREIDVVKSGDLAILRSAGAYGATMASTYNSRPLVPEVLASGDRFEIVAGRISAEAIMAEEHVPDWLK; encoded by the coding sequence ATGGACCATTACAATCTGATCGACGGCGAACTGCACGTCGAGGACGTACCGCTCGCGCGAATCGCCGAGGCAGTCGGCACGCCCGTTTATGTCTATTCGGCCGCGACCTTCCAGCGGCACGCCCGTGCCTTCCGCGACGGGCTCGCGGCCATCCCGCGCAAGCATCTTGCCTTTGCGGTCAAGGCCAATCCCAACCTCGCCGTGCTGCGGCTGCTCGCCAATGAAGGCTTCGGCGCCGACGTCGTCTCCGGCGGCGAGCTGGCGCGCGCGCTGGCCGCGGGCATGGCGGCCAAGGACGTGGTCTTTTCCGGCGTCGGCAAGACGCGGGCCGAACTCGACCAGGCGTTGCAGGTCGGCATTGGCCAGTTCAATCTCGAACTTGAGGAAGAGGGTGTCGTTCTCTCGCAACTCGCCGTGGCGCGCGGCGTCCGTGCCCCTGCCACAATCCGGGTGAATCCCGACGTCGATGCCGGCACCCATGAGAAAATCTCCACCGGGCGGGCCGAAAACAAGTTTGGACTGCCGATCGACGAGGCGTTGGCGATCTTCGGTCGGCTCGCGCCGTTGCCCGGGCTCGAGCTCCGCGGTGTCGCGCTCCATATCGGTAGCCAGCTCCAGAGCCTCGCGCCGCTCGAACGCGCGTTCGAACGGGTCGGCAGACTCGTCGCCGATCTTCGCGCCGCCGGCCACACGATCACGCATGTCGATCTCGGCGGCGGGCTTGGTGTGCGTTACCGGGCCGGCGACACGCCCCCATCGCCTGCCGAGTTCGGCGATATGGTCGCCCGCGTCACCCGTGACTGGGACGTCGAATTGATGTTCGAACCCGGCCGGGTGATCTCGGCCAATGCCGGCGTGCTGCTGACCGAAGTGCTCTGGGTCAAGCCGGGCCCGGTCAATCCTTGGGTGATCGTCGATTCGGCGATGAACGACCTCGCCCGCGTCGCGCTCTATGATGCGTGGCACGATTTCGAGGCGGTGCGGCCGAGCGGCGAGAAGATGACCGCCAATGTCGCCGGCCCGGTCTGCGAAAGCAGCGACGTCTTCGCCAAGGGCCGCGAGATCGATGTCGTCAAATCGGGCGATCTTGCGATCCTGCGCAGCGCCGGCGCTTATGGTGCGACGATGGCGAGCACTTACAACAGCCGCCCGCTCGTCCCCGAAGTGCTCGCTTCGGGCGACAGGTTCGAAATCGTCGCGGGCCGCATCTCGGCCGAGGCGATCATGGCCGAGGAACATGTCCCGGACTGGCTGAAATGA